The genome window GAACCCTCAGAAGTACACGGAACTCCTCCTGGGAATTCGCGCCTACAGCTCCGGAGATCTTTACAGGCTGGGGCGCCTGCAGTGGAGTGCAGGAGAAGAAGATCCGGTTCTTAGCTCAAGAGGTATGGACTTCCAAACACTCGCGGATGGGGAACTCCATGAAATGGTCCTCTATCTTGGAGGGCAACCCACTTGGGAAGAAGGTTATCTGAGTAACCTGGCGATCATGCCGCTGAGAGACGGCGTTACGGGTGAGTCCATCCATTTGGATTATGTGCGTTTAATGGAGCCGGAGACCGTATGGGATTTTGAGACAGAAGGCGTGTTGGAAGGATGGAGTGCGTCGGATGACCTTACTAACGTGTCTGTAAGCGGCGGTATGCTCCAAGCAAATGTGATCGGGACGCACCCGACTTTGGTACAGGATTTTGTGGAGCCCGTCAATTCCGAAATCTACAACAAGTTGGAAATTACTTACCAGGCAATCAGCTCCTCTATTTCAGGCGCTATAGGCTGGGCCAGAGAGGGTGAAGAATTGGGGAGCTTAGGGCAAATCCAAGATTTTGAAGTGTTGGGAGACGGCCAGTTACATACGATTCTCGTCTCCATGGCAAAGAATGTGGCCTGGTACGGTTCCATTGAGAGTCTCAGCGTGGAGCTTCCGTCGACTGCTCAGGTGGGGGACACCCTTGAAGTAGAATCCATCCGTTTGCTCAGCGGAGACGGGGATGTCTGGGTAGAAGATCCGGACCCGGAAGCAACAAAGGATACTTCGTTTACGGCACGGAATAAACTGGCATTTAGTGTGGGCAATGAGATCTGGTACTTTGTTGAAGATCTCTTTATCCTCGATCCGGTCGCGAATACCTGGACCCAAAAGGCGCGCGAGTGGCCCACAGAGCTTCTGGGAGGCACTGCAACTGCAGATGCAGTCTATGTCTTGGGGACTTACGGTAGATTGTGGAAATACGATCGTGCGACACAAATCTGGTCGCGTGCAGTCGACGCACCGGAAGGCACGGATCCGGTTGGAATGACTTCCGCACAAGACCGGGTCTTTACTTTTGGTATGCAGATTATGGAGTACAACCCAGCATTCGATACCTGGGTCCAATTGCTGACTTTGCCGGAAAGCTTTGCTCAAAATAATCTTGCTGCTATTGGAGAGATTATCTATCTGACAAGTGCGACTCACATATACAAATACAGTCCTGAATGGAATGAATTATCAGTTGAACATGTAATGAATCCAGAGCGGCCGGAGAGGGTAGTGACCGCGTGTTTGGGGAAGCTGTATTTTACCGGTGGGCCCAAGCCAACGGAAAAAATGGAAATGTATGATCCCTCAACAGGGGTTTTTTCTCAGAAGGCCGACTTGGTTCGGCCACGCACACAGCACGCCGCGGCAGGTCTTAACGATGTGATCTATGTATTTAATGGGTATAACACGGTAAGACGTTGGGTTCCTGATCAATGGGTGCCACCAATACCGGGCGATATCATACCTGGCCATTGGGTCACTGTTTACTACGACCACACCGTGGTAGGCCGCTATCATCCTGAAGCACCGAAATACGCCACCGTGCGCTAGTCAGGCCGCCGCTTGGGGAGAGAGCAAAAGCCTGGGGCAGAATACATTGCAGCAGCAACCCGGCAGCTCTATAATGTTGCTCACAGTCTGGCAGGAAAGAAGGCCACAAAAAGGAGGCTCCTTATGAATGGATTGCTGGGCCTGATTGTTCTGGTACTCGACGTCATCGCGATTATTGATGTTGTCAAGAGCTCGATGGACACAGCGAAGAAGGCACTCTGGATTATCTTGATTCTGGTCATACCCGTTGTGGGTATGATCTTGTACTTCCTTATCGGAAAGAAAAAGGCATAGAGGAGACATTGATGATTAGAGGTATTCGCAGGTTCGGGGCGATGGGGCTGGCATTGATTGTGTGTGTGGGAATTGCCGCGTGTGGACAAAAAGCAGAGTCCTCAGCCGCTGCGATTGACCATGCCAAGACCTTAGGGACGGTCGAGGCTCAAGCACAATACTTGGTTAAGCAGGGGCAGGCTTTCTTGAATTCCAAGCAATACGAAGAGGCCATGCAGACAGTCAAGTATGTGCTGAGCAACGTGGATAAGTCGTCGCAGGAAGCACAAAAGATTCTCCAGCAAGCCAAGGATGAGATGGCTGCCGCGGCCCAGAAGGCGGCTGCAGATCTGAAAGGATCTTTGGGCGGTAAATAGCGGGAAGGCAAACATAACAGAGCAGGATTAGTTTTACAAAGCCCTCGCTCTTCACCGGAGCGGGGGCTTTTCGTTTGGTGCCAGGCACCGGTGCCAGGCACCAGTGCCTGACACCGAAGGGGAGGCTAGAGGTATGTCTTGGGAGTGTGTGATTTTTGATTGCGACGGCGTGCTCGTGGACAGCGAGCCGGTGGCAAACCGCATTCTGGCGGAGTTCTTGACGGATCTGGGCTTGCCCACGACCACGGAAGAATCCATCGCGCTCTACATGGGGCGTTCTTCCCAAGATATCCGGGACATGGCGCTGAAGAGCCTGGGCCGTCCGTTGCCGGAGCATTTCTTTGAGGAGTTCAATGAAAAGCTCCTGAAGGTCTTAGCGCAGGAGACGCATGCTGTGCCGGGGATTACCGAGGTTCTGGATCACATTCCATACCCCGTGTGCGTGGCTTCAAGCGGAACACACGCAAAAATGGAGTTGACTTTAGGAAACGCGGGTTTGCTCGAGCGGTTCAAAGGAAGGATTTACAGCGCCACGGAAGTGCCACGGGGCAAACCCTATCCGGATCTTTTTCTGCATGCAGCCGAACAGATGAAAGCCCAACCGTCTCGCTGCGTCGTAGTGGAGGATTCGGCGCCGGGTGTTCAAGCCGGGATTGCCGCGGGCATGAAGGTCCTTGGCTACACCCGTTTGGCTGAAGAAGCCTTATTGCAGCAGGCCGGCGCGCTCACCTTCGCCGATATGGCAAATCTGCCGGGACTCCTCAGTCATGGTTCGGGGAGTCATCCAAAGGGCATCCCTGCGCGCAACAGCTCTTCTTCTTATTCTTCCTGAGAAAAAAATACCATCCCAGGTAAAGCGCTGCTCCGGCCACGACCCCAAAGGCAAAGATTTCGGAAGTGTTCATTAGCTGAATCCCAACAGCCGGCCGCCTTGGAACACCACAAAAGAACCCAGCCAGGCCAGCAAGGTCATATAGGCAATCATGAACAAAGGCCAGCGCCAGGAGTTTGTTTCCTTCCTAACGATGGCCACCGTGGACATGCACTGGCAGGCCAGCACAAAGAAAACCATCAAGGAAATGGCGACCAGAGGTGTGTAAACCGGGGCCCCGGTCTCCGGTGAGACCTGGTTGCGCAATTTGTGAATCAGATCCACAGAGGTCTCTGACCCGTCATTCCCCACGTTGTACACAATGGCCAGCGTGCTGACCAAAACCTCGCGGGCTGCAAAGGAAGCAATCAGGCCGACCCCTATTTTCCAGTCAAATCCCAGGGGCTGGATCACCGGCTCGATGAGCTTGCCCAAGCGTCCTGCAAAGCTGTAAGTGAGTTCCTCACTGGCTTGCTTATGGTCGATCTGCAGAAGGGTTCGCGTCAAGTCTTCCCCGCTGAGTGTCTGAGTTGCCTGGAGGCGCGCTTGTTCAAAGTGCTGTACCTGGGATTCGGATTTTGGATAATTGGCCAAGAACCAGAGCACAATGGAAATGGCAAAGATGATCGTGCCGGCCCGGAATAGAAATTCCTTTGACCGGTCCCATACGATGAGCAAAACGGAGCGCAACTGAGGAATTCGGTACGGAGGCAGCTCCAAAACGAACGGGGAATGGGGGCCTTTGAGCAGGGTATTCCGGAACAGCGCAGCCATGCCGAGTCCCGCAATAATGCTCAGGAAATACATGGAGAGAAGCGTCACGCCTTTTAGGTCAAAAATGCCTAATACCGGCACGGCCGGAATAAAGGCCCCGATCATCAGCGCATACACGGGCAATCGGGCGCTGCAGCTCATCAGGGGCGCCACCAGAATCGTGGCGAGCCTGTCCTTAGGATCCTGAATGGTCCGCGTGGCCATGACACCGGGAATCGCGCACGCAAAGGAACTCAAAAGGGGTAAAAATGCTTTGCCATTGAGCCCCACTTTCTTCATCACCCTGTCCAAAACAAAGGCCGCGCGCGCCATATAACCGAAATCTTCAAAAAGGGCGATAAAGAAGAAAAGTAAAAAGATTTGAGGCAGGAAAACAGCCACATTTCCGACGCCTGCAATGATCCCGTCCACAATCAAGCTGCGCAAAACGCCTTCAGGTAACAACCCGGTGATAAAAGCGGCAATCGCCTGCACAAAGGATTCGACGACGCCCATAAGCGGCTCGGCCCAACTAAAAATGGATTGAAAGACCAGGCCCATTAAAAGCATGAAGATGACCAGTCCCCAGAATTTGTGCGTAAAAACGGAATCGAGCCGGTCGGACAGCGAAAGGGAGGCATCGGGCCGGTAAGTGAGAATCCGGGAGATCAGTGCGGCAATGCTTTGATAGCGGCTTTCGGCTTCTGCGGCAGCCCAATCCACTCCGGCAGATTTTAGCCGAGCACGCACCTGCTCTGCGGCCTTCCAAAGTTCGTCTCCGTTTGAATTGTTTTTGAGCAAAGGACTGCCGCGCCACGTGTCGGAAATCAATCGAAGCGCTTCGCCGCAGGCAGCCTTATGCCGCTGGGCAAAGGTGGCCTGAATCTTTTCACAAAGGGCGTGGACTTCATCCTCGACCCGTTTATCCAGCTTTGGACTCAGCACGCCGGGCTTCTTGGGAAGGGGAGTGTCCTTCAGATGTTTGCCGATTGCCTTGCGCAGGTCTGGAAGTCCCATGCCTGTTCGTGCGTTCCCGGCAATGCAGTGGACTCCGGTGAGTTCCTGGAGTTTTTCCAAATCAATCTGCATTCCCTCGTCCAGAGCAAGATTCCACATATTCAGGAAGAAAATGACGGGCAGCCCGATCTCCAAAACCTGTGAAGCGAGGTACAGGTTGCGCTCCAGATTGCTCGCGTCCAGGATCAAAACCACCAGGTCGGGAGCAGGAGTGCCTTGCTGCATGCCGAGGAGCACATTGTGCACGATCTCTTCATCAATGGAATGGGGCGACAGGCTATATGTTCCGGGCAAATCCAGAATAGTGACGGGTCCCTCATCCAGCACGAGCGTTCCGGTACGCCGCTCCACGGTGACACCCGGATAATTTCCGGTGGTGTGGCGCATCCCGGTCAAGCCGTTAAAAACCGTGGTTTTTCCGCAGTTGGGATTGCCTAGAAGAGCGACTTCTTTGCGTTTGGAATGGGATTTTCGCGCGGTGCTCATCGGGTCTCAATCTTCTCTAACACGATACAAGAAGCGTCGGCCCGGCGGATGGATACATTGAAGCCGCGGACTGTAATCTCCATGGGGTCCCCGAAGGGCGCCAATCGCTTGACCGCAACCTGGGTGCCCCGGGTCATGCCCAACTCGCGCAGGCGGTGCAGAATGGCGTTATGGCAGGTAAATTCGAGCACAACACCGGAGCTGCCTTCCGGAAGTTGCCCCAACGAAACCGGGTTTTGTACGTGATCTGATGGCATCGAATAGGCTCCCTTTCAATTGCGATTCAATCTGAATTTGGCTATTATACCCCACTGGCTTTGATGTCCAAAAGAAAGTTTTTGACAGAGGAGGCAAAGCGGAGTCTCTGTTTGCTTTGCCTTAAGCTCTGAAAATTACTTACCGGGACCCAATACGGCTGACTGACGCAAGGTAATGCCTTACTAAAATGCAGGAAACCAACTCCTCATAAATCCTACCCTATCATAAGCCCAATTATTACGATTTATTAATCACTCTTAAAATATCAGTAGTATTTATTTTGTATTTATCTGTAATTACAGCGCTTAAGGTCTTGAAACCCTTGCGGATAGGTGCTAAACCTTGTCCTATAGAGGAGGCAACTTAATAAAACACTCTTCGTTATTATTAAGTAAGCTATGTTTGGCCCATCTCCTCTAAGGAGGCGCGCATGAGAGGCCTGAGAGCGAAAGAGCACCGGATTTGGATCTGGCTGGTGGTTGTCAGCCTGAGCGTGCTTGG of Candidatus Omnitrophota bacterium contains these proteins:
- a CDS encoding HAD family hydrolase; this translates as MSWECVIFDCDGVLVDSEPVANRILAEFLTDLGLPTTTEESIALYMGRSSQDIRDMALKSLGRPLPEHFFEEFNEKLLKVLAQETHAVPGITEVLDHIPYPVCVASSGTHAKMELTLGNAGLLERFKGRIYSATEVPRGKPYPDLFLHAAEQMKAQPSRCVVVEDSAPGVQAGIAAGMKVLGYTRLAEEALLQQAGALTFADMANLPGLLSHGSGSHPKGIPARNSSSSYSS
- the feoB gene encoding ferrous iron transport protein B translates to MSTARKSHSKRKEVALLGNPNCGKTTVFNGLTGMRHTTGNYPGVTVERRTGTLVLDEGPVTILDLPGTYSLSPHSIDEEIVHNVLLGMQQGTPAPDLVVLILDASNLERNLYLASQVLEIGLPVIFFLNMWNLALDEGMQIDLEKLQELTGVHCIAGNARTGMGLPDLRKAIGKHLKDTPLPKKPGVLSPKLDKRVEDEVHALCEKIQATFAQRHKAACGEALRLISDTWRGSPLLKNNSNGDELWKAAEQVRARLKSAGVDWAAAEAESRYQSIAALISRILTYRPDASLSLSDRLDSVFTHKFWGLVIFMLLMGLVFQSIFSWAEPLMGVVESFVQAIAAFITGLLPEGVLRSLIVDGIIAGVGNVAVFLPQIFLLFFFIALFEDFGYMARAAFVLDRVMKKVGLNGKAFLPLLSSFACAIPGVMATRTIQDPKDRLATILVAPLMSCSARLPVYALMIGAFIPAVPVLGIFDLKGVTLLSMYFLSIIAGLGMAALFRNTLLKGPHSPFVLELPPYRIPQLRSVLLIVWDRSKEFLFRAGTIIFAISIVLWFLANYPKSESQVQHFEQARLQATQTLSGEDLTRTLLQIDHKQASEELTYSFAGRLGKLIEPVIQPLGFDWKIGVGLIASFAAREVLVSTLAIVYNVGNDGSETSVDLIHKLRNQVSPETGAPVYTPLVAISLMVFFVLACQCMSTVAIVRKETNSWRWPLFMIAYMTLLAWLGSFVVFQGGRLLGFS
- a CDS encoding ferrous iron transport protein A, whose product is MPSDHVQNPVSLGQLPEGSSGVVLEFTCHNAILHRLRELGMTRGTQVAVKRLAPFGDPMEITVRGFNVSIRRADASCIVLEKIETR
- a CDS encoding PLDc_N domain-containing protein, coding for MNGLLGLIVLVLDVIAIIDVVKSSMDTAKKALWIILILVIPVVGMILYFLIGKKKA